The following DNA comes from Musa acuminata AAA Group cultivar baxijiao chromosome BXJ1-4, Cavendish_Baxijiao_AAA, whole genome shotgun sequence.
TGACGACCACGCCGACTTCACCGGCATCCTCCACTCGGTCATCGCCCGCGGCCATCAGCTCCTGAAATCGATCTACTTCCCCTTCTTCGCCGACGACATTGATCTCTTATATGTTGCAGAAAGGCGATTCCTCTAATACGAATTCTGATCCTTTGCTTTTTTGATTCCTCTCTCCTCTTGAATGTTGGTGTTGTTTTTCCATCTGGATTTTCTTTTTTGCGTCAAAAGCCATGCGAAccataaaacaaataaaaggggggggcggggggggaggGGGAAGAAAAGGGGGTTCTTGCTTGTTGAAGTCTCAACATTTTCTTTGTGAAAATTCGTAGTGATGTATCCAATTAATTTTCGGAAATTTCAGGTGTCCAGGGTTGCATTATTTCAGTCTGCCAAACCCAGAAATGGACGAGGAAATGTTCCGCAAGGCTGTTGGAAAACTCGCGTTCCTCAGAGGCATGGCGGTGGACGAGAATCTCATCAGGAGTGAAGTCCTTCTACACGTTAACCAATGCTGCGCTTCCTTAAAGGAGCTCAGCGTTTTTTCTGAGTTCGTGGATGAAGATATGGCGTCCGTGATCTGCAAGTCCCTTCCCTCTCTTCGGAAGCTTGAGATAACAGAGTCCGTCATCTCCTCACAAGCTATAATTACCTTTATAGATGGATTAAAGGAACTTGAGCATTTTGACATTTCTGGATACGAGAATTCCGCAATCACTGATGTGGTTCTTCAGAAGGCTTCTCGTCTGAAGGTGTTTATATGGAACTCGAGGTTCGAGTTGGGTGAATTCATGGACTGCTCCAACTGCGGGGAGGACTGGCTCCTACAGAGATCCTGTGAGTGCATGCTGGACCGAAAGGTGATGGAGTGGCTGACAGAACTTTCTTGATGCGCTGCAATGGTTATGAGTtggatatgcaataaatacatgctCACGTACAGGTATAACCTAATGCAGAGAATTATGCACTCGTTTACTCTACATGGTGAAAATCTGGCTTTCTTAAATTGGCCTTTTTCTTGTGTATACAAATATGGAATTTATCTTGGGACCTACCATAGTTATGTCTGTATTTAAATGTCATTACTTTGGCAATGCTTTGCTTCTGTTGTTGAAAAGCATGTCCATACTATGGAGTTTATCTTCCTTACTCATGACTGTATTTAAATGTCATTACTTTGGCAATGCTGTGCTTCTGTTGTTGAAAAGCATGTCCATACTATGGAGTTTATCTTCCTTACTCATGACTGTATTTAAATGTCATTACTTTGGCAATGATTTGCTTCTGTTGTTGAAAAGCATGTCCATACTATGGAGTTTATGTTCCTTACTCATGACTGTATTTAAATGTCATTACTTTGGCAATGCTTTGCTTCTGTTTTTGAAAAGCATGTCCATACTATGGAGTTTATGTTCCTTACTCATGACTGTATTTAAATGTCATTACTTTGGCAATGCTTTGCTTCTGTTGTTGAAAAGCATGTCCATACTATGGAGTTTATGTTCCTTACTCATGACTGTATTTAAATGCCATTACTTTGGCAATGCTTTGCTTCTGTTGTTGAAAAGCATGTCCATACTATGGAGTTTATCTTCCTTACTCATGACTGTATTTAAATGTCATTACTTTGGCAATGCTTTGCTTCTGTTGTTGAAAAGCATGTCCATACTATGGAGTTTATCTTCCTTACTCATGACTGTATTTAAATGTCATTACTTTGGCAATGCTGTGCTTCTGTTGTTGAAAAGCATGTCCATACTATGGAGTTTATCTTCCTTACTCATGACTGTATTTAAATGTCATTACTTTGGCAATGATTTGCTTCTGTTGTTGAAAAGCATGTCCATACTATGGAGTTTATGTTCCTTACTCATGACTGTATTTAAATGCCATTACTTTGGCAATGCTTTGCTTCTGTTGTTGAAAAGCATGTCCATACTATGGAGTTTTTCTTCCTTACTCATGACTGTATTTAAATGTCATTACTTTGGCAATGCTTTGCTTCTGTTGTTGAAAAGCATGTCCATACTATGGAGTTTATCTTCCTTACTCATGACTGTATTTAAATGCCATTACTTTGGCAATGCTTTGCTTCTGTTGTTGGAAAGCATGTCCATTCTATGGAGTTTATGTTCCTTACTCATGACTGTATTTAAATGTCATTACTTTGGCAATGCGTTGCTTCTGTTGTTTAAAAGCATGTTTAGTGTGTATCTATTTTTGGTCCAGTATAATATGTTTCTTTGCTTTGGTAGAAGTACAGGGTATCTTACAAATATTTTCTTGGTTGCTTCATGAGTTGGAATGAGGAAACATAATTTgtagattttcaaatatagcattcgatccttttttgtttttgataaaGCTGGACTGAAATTTTTTATTCATAGTTGTCTGAGGTGATTTAATGTGCTTCTGGCATGAATTCACATCAATTTTCTATGTGTAGTTGTTTTTTATGTTTcgaacaaataaataaaaatctcctgtgcaaaaaaaagaaaaaaaacattagTTGTACTCATAATATTCATGCATACGAAAAGACTATTATGAGACCAGAGTAGGGTTGAAAATGGAGGGGATACAGTTAGTGGACAATGTTTAATATCATATAGTTTAAATGATGATTACAAATATCATCTGACGTAGTGCTATATTAACAACTACTCATAGATATGATAAGAGGTTTGTGCAACTTTTCACCTGAACGCTTGCTTAGCTGTCCAATGCGTTAAATTCGTGTTATGGGCATGCTTTACAAGAAGAGGGTTATTTTTCTCATGGTGCCGATGAAGAACCTGAGAACATAGGAGGGAAGAGAGACAAAATTCTTGTTCGGTGGAACTATTGCAATTTTAACCTTTATAATTGCCAAATGGTACTTGGCAAGCACGACCTTAGGGAATCGGTTAATAACTTGACATATTTGACTATCCATCATTCGTCATGAAATGATTTTTCAAGTTTGTCCTAATTGATTCTGATGTCTTTCTGGCTAAGGACTTTATCTTTTAACTTATCCATAAGAAATAATGATTATGTTGATTGATATCATCAATTCCTTATGAAAGAAAGAAAGGTGAACTACTTGGAAATTCATATATTGATGTGGGAGATGATCAATTGCTTCCGGGGATGATGAGACACGTCTCCTGTAGGCAGAAGAGCTTGTTTGCAATCGTGAGTATGGTATTGATTTACTGAGTGGCGAATGCATGAAAAAGTTCACATATACGCTTTTGTATTATATTTGCTTTTGCTGGCAAGTTCTTAGTCACTAAATATAGTTTCAGAAATATATGAAGAAAAGTGATAGAGATAATATTGGCCTCAACTTCCCTTAATGATAAGAATATATTGGCTCTCTCCAGCTCCCTCCTATGCATTGATGATGGACAGCAAGTCGCTCTTATTAAGGCTTTTACCCTTAGTAATGGGGGCTCGAAATAAAAGTTATGTCTTAGGCCAAACTACAAAGATAGACAAGTAATAGTCTCTCTATTCTCTCATTTACACAGGTCATACTGTTGTCTTTCTCGTCTGCTTCtcgctaacttaagcatcagaggGGTTGAGTCGGGGAACCCTCGGCGTAGACCTGTTGTGCAGGAGTATCGGTGGCTAGGAGATGACCCTGCAACACGGGAGACCCTCGTTCCTTTTACCTGACTTCTCCCTCAATTGACTTAGCTGGCAATCCCAGCATAACAACTTGCCCTTGAATCGTCGATTGCACCTCTTCTTGTCGAAGTCTAATTGAGGAGTTGACGCTTCATATTCCAAGGATCTCTTCAGCTAAGAGGGACGAGCGGCCCCGTGTTGCACCTTTCGACAGTAAAGTGCAACGTTTTGCTAAGCCGCATCAGAGCCTTGCCAGAGTCTTAGGCGTAGTTTGATGACTCTTGGGAACCCTCGATGAAAGCTCAACTCTAAGCTATGAACCAGAGGTTGGACGAGGTCTAGTAGGGCCTCGTGACGGCCTCGATGAGCTCCCTCCTAGCGTTGGCAGAGCATCAACAACGACCCGCAACGATTCCTCAGTCCCCTTGCTACAACGCGCTGCCTCATCCTCGATAGTGCCCTTCGGGCCTCAACAAGCCTTTGCTCAACTTCCTTTGCCTATAGGCGAGCCATCTCCAATGCCAGGGACAATCCATGGACCTAGGCCTCAACGACCCTACGCCCTTACCTCGTCCTCTACAGCGCCCTTTGGGCCTCCGCAAGCCTTTGCTCAGCTTCCTTTACCCATGAGTGAGAAAACTCCAGCGCTAGGGATAGCTCAGGGACCTAGGCCTCAACGGCCCTATGCCCTTGCCTCGTCCTCGGCAGCACCCTCCGGGCCTCCGCAAGCCAGCTCCAACACCAAGGATAGCTTAGGGACCCAAGCCTCAGTGGCCCTATGCCCTCGCCTCATCCTCGGTAGTACCCTCCAGGTCTTCGCAAGCCTATGCTCGACTTCCTTTGCCTACAAGCAAGCTAGCTCCAACGCTAGGGACAgtcttattctcaaaaactaatttatatctattatttattaaataaaaaataaaaataatatttttgataatcgaAAGAACGAAGTTGCATGCATTTAATGCAAGAATAGCTCCATCGAacaaatgtagggtgacctcactaATGGCTATAGCAGCAACCTTTGTGCCATTCCTCATCCTTAGGTCCACCTTGCCTtttgccaatctcctaggccttaccAGAACT
Coding sequences within:
- the LOC135671961 gene encoding F-box/LRR-repeat protein At3g48880-like; the protein is MATGERAPGGKISDADVAGGGGRRWDDLNRDLLVAIFGRLGVADLIAGVPFVCSSWRDAARDPLCWRELDFREWEPLSRRLGVHGDDHADFTGILHSVIARGHQLLKSIYFPFFADDIDLLYVAERCPGLHYFSLPNPEMDEEMFRKAVGKLAFLRGMAVDENLIRSEVLLHVNQCCASLKELSVFSEFVDEDMASVICKSLPSLRKLEITESVISSQAIITFIDGLKELEHFDISGYENSAITDVVLQKASRLKVFIWNSRFELGEFMDCSNCGEDWLLQRSCECMLDRKVMEWLTELS